In Methanomassiliicoccales archaeon, one DNA window encodes the following:
- a CDS encoding transketolase: MIRKDILRMVHASKSSHIGSCLSSVEILYTLYFRVMKTDPTKPDAFGNDRLILSKAHASAALYATLAARGFFDRRLLDKFCQNDGALPCHTIRQIVPGVETSGGSLGHGLPIGLGMCIGLKSFNSPSRIFVIMSDGECEEGSTWEAAMLASTLKMDNLTAVVDFNKLQAFGRTNEIVDMRNLAERWRVFGWDVSECDGHDVAQLESALSRSRDRPKMVIAHTVKGKGVSFMEDRLEWHYKSPNDDELRRAVEEIDSRGR; this comes from the coding sequence ATGATCAGAAAGGACATCTTGCGCATGGTACACGCCTCGAAAAGCTCCCATATCGGCTCGTGCTTGTCTTCGGTCGAGATCCTATATACCCTTTACTTCCGAGTCATGAAGACCGATCCGACCAAGCCAGATGCCTTCGGAAACGATCGACTGATCTTGAGCAAAGCCCATGCCAGCGCAGCGTTGTATGCGACCTTAGCTGCCCGGGGGTTCTTTGACCGTAGATTGCTAGACAAGTTTTGCCAGAATGACGGGGCGCTCCCTTGTCACACCATCCGTCAGATCGTCCCCGGAGTAGAAACGTCTGGCGGCTCGCTCGGACATGGTCTTCCAATAGGACTAGGCATGTGCATCGGACTGAAATCATTCAATTCTCCATCCAGGATCTTCGTGATCATGAGCGACGGCGAATGCGAGGAAGGCTCGACCTGGGAAGCTGCCATGCTGGCTTCCACATTAAAAATGGACAATCTCACCGCAGTTGTGGATTTCAACAAGCTTCAGGCGTTTGGAAGAACGAATGAGATCGTGGACATGCGAAACCTAGCTGAGCGCTGGAGGGTGTTTGGTTGGGATGTGAGCGAATGCGATGGCCATGATGTAGCCCAGTTAGAATCGGCGCTCTCTCGCTCCCGTGACCGTCCGAAGATGGTCATCGCCCATACCGTGAAGGGAAAGGGGGTCTCCTTCATGGAGGACCGCTTGGAATGGCACTATAAATCGCCAAATGACGATGAGCTGCGGAGAGCCGTGGAAGAGATCGATTCGAGGGGGCGTTGA
- a CDS encoding NAD-dependent epimerase/dehydratase family protein, translating to MSSTETDGKSKSQTSRGRSPATRDRIVDEDIQFICSSCRSELNQLKGKRLMITGGTGFVGRYLVESVLEFSSKSRNRCHILLPVRDPRKARCMFGERLEAGDIVLVQWHEVGSSLAQEERCDYIIHAASPSDPREYLKDPKKTIEQIVDLTQSIVDYAVSADSRRLLYVSSGAVYGKVPTGLDRIPEDYPGAPDPTSPSSCYGEAKRFSEMLCSTSGVETAIARLFSFIGPYQDPNSSFAAPDFINQALTKRRIVVRGDGTSVRSYCYSSELCITLWKLLLGKRAHVVYNVGMDSPTITIEELAKLVADVVGNTKVEVLGAKPARATKEPPNRYVPDISRLRDIYEPKIGVREAVERTVAHCQGTGYAGLCH from the coding sequence ATGTCTTCAACAGAAACCGATGGCAAATCCAAGAGTCAGACATCGAGAGGAAGATCACCAGCCACGCGAGATAGGATAGTGGACGAGGACATTCAATTCATCTGCAGCTCCTGCAGAAGCGAACTGAACCAACTGAAAGGTAAACGCCTTATGATCACCGGCGGCACTGGGTTCGTTGGCAGGTATCTTGTGGAATCGGTGCTGGAATTCAGTTCGAAGAGTCGGAATAGATGTCATATTCTTCTTCCAGTACGCGATCCAAGGAAAGCACGATGCATGTTCGGCGAGCGCCTTGAAGCTGGAGATATCGTCTTGGTCCAATGGCATGAAGTGGGGAGTAGCTTGGCTCAAGAGGAACGTTGCGATTACATCATTCATGCCGCATCGCCCTCGGACCCGCGGGAGTATCTAAAGGATCCGAAAAAGACGATTGAGCAGATTGTTGACCTAACCCAATCTATCGTGGACTACGCCGTTTCAGCAGATTCGAGAAGATTGTTATATGTCAGCAGCGGAGCGGTCTACGGAAAAGTGCCAACGGGTCTTGACCGCATACCAGAAGACTATCCGGGGGCGCCTGATCCCACGTCCCCAAGCTCATGTTATGGGGAAGCAAAAAGGTTCAGCGAGATGCTATGCTCGACCTCTGGCGTAGAGACAGCAATCGCCAGGCTGTTCAGCTTCATTGGACCCTATCAAGACCCGAACTCAAGTTTCGCGGCTCCTGATTTCATCAATCAGGCTTTGACAAAACGCAGAATCGTCGTGCGCGGAGATGGCACGTCGGTCCGGAGCTATTGCTACTCCTCAGAACTCTGCATCACCCTCTGGAAGCTGTTGCTTGGAAAGAGAGCGCACGTGGTGTACAATGTGGGCATGGACAGCCCCACGATCACCATTGAAGAGCTGGCCAAATTGGTGGCGGACGTGGTCGGAAACACGAAGGTAGAAGTTTTGGGCGCTAAGCCCGCTCGTGCCACCAAGGAGCCTCCAAACCGATACGTTCCCGATATCAGCAGACTGAGAGATATTTACGAACCCAAGATAGGGGTCAGAGAAGCCGTCGAGAGGACCGTAGCTCATTGCCAGGGGACAGGGTATGCAGGGCTGTGTCACTGA
- the rfbG gene encoding CDP-glucose 4,6-dehydratase: protein MSTSPKIDLKSKYRNKRVLVTGHTGFKGGWLSFWLAKLGSEVTGFSNEIPTKPSFYEAVGLKERVDSIMGDVRDLDKVSEVVRESRPDYIFHLAAQPLVRRSYDRPVETFDVNVMGTVNVMEAARESRSLQALVCITSDKCYENDERAGAYRETDRLGGKDPYSASKGAAEIAIASYRRSFYERSKERRTALVSARAGNVIGGGDWAADRIVPDCIRALSRKKAVVLRDPGATRPWQHVLEPLSGYLILALKAGKDPARYNGAWNFGPAKGQNLSVEELVKMIIEEWGEGSWRVRRPSASPPESHALRLDCTKARDELDWRPVLPIDRAIKMTVSWYKEHLEQETDMARLSGDQIKEYSKSKGSIFR, encoded by the coding sequence ATGAGCACTTCTCCGAAGATCGATCTGAAGAGCAAGTATCGGAACAAGAGAGTGCTAGTGACCGGACATACTGGTTTCAAGGGCGGTTGGCTATCGTTCTGGCTGGCGAAGCTGGGAAGTGAAGTGACCGGATTCTCCAACGAGATCCCTACGAAGCCTTCCTTCTATGAGGCGGTCGGGCTCAAAGAAAGAGTGGATAGCATCATGGGAGACGTGCGCGACCTCGATAAGGTCTCAGAGGTCGTTCGTGAATCCCGACCGGACTACATATTCCACCTGGCGGCGCAGCCATTGGTCAGGAGATCCTACGATAGACCGGTGGAGACGTTCGATGTGAACGTCATGGGAACAGTGAACGTGATGGAAGCGGCCCGGGAAAGCAGGTCACTCCAGGCCCTCGTATGCATCACCAGCGACAAATGCTATGAGAACGACGAACGGGCGGGCGCCTATCGCGAGACGGATAGGTTGGGAGGGAAGGACCCCTATAGCGCCAGCAAGGGAGCGGCGGAGATCGCCATCGCCTCATACCGACGATCGTTTTACGAACGGAGCAAGGAACGGAGGACGGCGCTGGTCTCCGCCCGGGCGGGGAACGTCATAGGCGGAGGGGATTGGGCGGCGGACCGCATCGTGCCCGATTGCATTCGCGCCCTTTCTCGGAAGAAGGCGGTGGTTCTCAGGGATCCAGGAGCGACAAGGCCATGGCAGCACGTTCTCGAACCTCTGTCCGGATACCTCATCCTCGCCCTCAAGGCGGGAAAGGATCCCGCTCGCTACAACGGAGCATGGAACTTCGGGCCCGCGAAGGGACAGAACCTCTCTGTTGAGGAGCTGGTGAAGATGATCATCGAGGAATGGGGGGAAGGGAGCTGGAGGGTGAGAAGGCCATCAGCCTCGCCTCCCGAGAGCCACGCGCTCAGATTGGACTGCACCAAGGCCCGCGATGAGCTTGATTGGAGACCGGTCTTGCCTATCGACCGAGCCATCAAGATGACGGTGTCCTGGTATAAGGAGCACTTGGAACAAGAAACGGACATGGCTAGGCTTTCGGGCGACCAGATCAAGGAGTATTCGAAGAGCAAGGGGTCGATCTTTCGCTAG
- the rfbH gene encoding lipopolysaccharide biosynthesis protein RfbH, with the protein MTTRKKDTNLANPGLDQTDEAVELRGSILDSVARYYQAVHQNKPFRPGVDYVPVAGRVFDQSDLQALVASSLDFWLTSGRFNELFEAEFSKFLGTRHVVTTNSGSSANLLAISALTSPQLDEKRLKPGDEIITVAAGFPTTIAPIIQNSLVPVFVDVSLPTYNANVEALEKAVTNRSKAIFLAHTLGNPFDVDEVRRIAKENDLWLIEDCCDALGSEYRGVKAGTFGQIATFSFYPAHHITMGEGGAVATNDKDLAHIVRSFRDWGRDCYCDPGKDDTCGKRFAMQHGDLPFGYDHKYVYSHIGYNLKITDMQAAVGLAQLQHLPYFIKARRERFETIKKRIQPLEEFLILPEATKGSNPCWFGFPMTMRDGRKHARLDLLRYLEQHRIGARLLFGGNLVCQPCMAGQKFRVSGSSENTDRIMNDTFWTGVYPGLSPEMIDYFIETMTRFFSAPLR; encoded by the coding sequence ATGACGACAAGGAAAAAGGACACGAACCTCGCCAATCCTGGGCTCGACCAGACCGATGAGGCGGTGGAGCTGAGAGGATCGATACTCGATTCCGTGGCAAGGTACTATCAGGCCGTCCATCAGAACAAGCCCTTCCGGCCCGGCGTCGACTATGTGCCCGTGGCGGGAAGGGTCTTCGACCAGAGCGATCTCCAAGCCTTGGTCGCTTCTTCCTTGGATTTCTGGCTGACGTCGGGGAGATTCAATGAATTATTCGAAGCGGAGTTCTCGAAATTCCTGGGCACCAGACATGTTGTTACGACCAATTCCGGGTCCTCAGCAAATTTACTCGCAATCTCCGCGCTGACCTCCCCGCAGCTGGATGAGAAGAGACTCAAGCCAGGCGATGAGATAATCACGGTGGCTGCGGGATTCCCCACCACGATAGCACCGATAATCCAGAACTCCCTGGTGCCGGTCTTCGTGGACGTCAGTCTTCCCACATACAATGCGAACGTTGAGGCTCTCGAAAAAGCCGTGACCAATCGGTCGAAAGCGATATTCCTTGCTCATACCTTAGGAAACCCTTTCGATGTTGACGAAGTGCGTAGGATCGCAAAGGAAAATGACCTGTGGCTAATCGAGGATTGTTGCGACGCGCTCGGCTCGGAGTATCGCGGTGTAAAAGCAGGGACCTTTGGTCAGATCGCCACCTTCAGCTTTTACCCTGCCCACCACATCACCATGGGGGAGGGGGGCGCCGTCGCTACGAACGACAAAGATCTCGCTCATATCGTACGTTCCTTCCGCGATTGGGGTCGGGACTGCTACTGCGATCCAGGGAAGGATGACACCTGCGGCAAGAGGTTCGCGATGCAGCATGGTGACCTGCCGTTCGGCTACGATCACAAATACGTATATTCCCACATCGGGTACAATCTGAAGATAACGGATATGCAGGCGGCGGTGGGATTGGCGCAGCTCCAACATCTTCCCTATTTCATAAAGGCTAGGAGGGAACGGTTCGAGACCATTAAGAAGAGAATCCAGCCACTTGAGGAATTCCTCATCCTACCAGAGGCGACTAAGGGCAGCAACCCATGTTGGTTTGGGTTCCCTATGACCATGAGGGACGGTCGCAAGCATGCTCGTCTAGATCTATTGAGGTATCTGGAACAACACAGAATCGGTGCTAGACTGCTCTTCGGTGGCAACCTCGTCTGCCAACCTTGTATGGCCGGACAGAAGTTCCGGGTGAGCGGATCTTCGGAAAATACAGACCGCATCATGAACGATACCTTTTGGACTGGCGTCTATCCTGGATTGAGTCCGGAAATGATAGATTACTTTATTGAGACTATGACGAGATTTTTTAGCGCTCCGCTGAGGTGA
- a CDS encoding glycosyltransferase family A protein has product MATGERSPLDISVFILSYNRAEYLREALLAVLRQDRGPSEVVVLDNGSQPMVKEKVHDLLERPVRWEGAETTHSPFWNIYRAFALAKGKYLAILHDDDRICPTFIREQCDFLERHPEAVAVGCNALLIDERGERKGTMLKNGSEAEQLFRSGAQMALQYTKSSNPPFPSYVYRNGFPQRVRFKEEFGKVADCPFICELAELGPVGFLNRPLMEYRVHAGQDSVTYPEDSLRARDRMLVEMGTKDAAVRREILSKISKDQTIRAFETWRREVLTEKRYGAMFRVACNVRPEYFSLSGGLYAIKSMLVERIYSRTS; this is encoded by the coding sequence ATGGCCACCGGTGAGAGGTCGCCCCTCGACATCTCGGTATTCATCCTCTCCTATAACAGAGCGGAGTACTTGCGAGAGGCCCTGCTGGCCGTTCTGAGACAGGACCGTGGACCCTCAGAGGTGGTCGTCCTGGACAACGGCAGCCAGCCAATGGTCAAGGAGAAGGTCCACGACCTTCTGGAACGCCCGGTACGATGGGAAGGGGCCGAGACCACCCATTCCCCTTTCTGGAACATTTACCGAGCCTTCGCCCTCGCCAAAGGCAAGTACCTGGCTATTCTGCATGACGATGACCGCATCTGTCCCACTTTCATCCGGGAGCAGTGCGATTTCCTGGAGCGACACCCGGAAGCGGTGGCGGTGGGCTGCAATGCTCTGCTCATCGACGAGCGAGGCGAAAGGAAAGGGACCATGCTCAAGAATGGTAGCGAGGCGGAGCAGCTTTTCCGGTCAGGCGCCCAGATGGCGCTACAATACACGAAGTCCTCGAATCCGCCATTCCCTTCCTACGTGTACCGGAACGGCTTCCCGCAGAGAGTCCGATTCAAAGAGGAATTCGGCAAGGTCGCGGATTGTCCGTTCATCTGCGAGCTGGCCGAGCTCGGCCCTGTGGGTTTTCTGAATCGTCCGCTGATGGAGTATCGGGTTCATGCAGGACAGGACTCAGTCACCTACCCGGAGGACAGCCTTCGAGCCCGTGATAGGATGCTTGTGGAGATGGGCACCAAGGATGCGGCGGTCCGTCGGGAGATCCTTTCGAAGATCTCGAAGGATCAAACGATCCGTGCATTCGAGACCTGGAGGAGAGAGGTCTTGACCGAAAAGAGATACGGTGCTATGTTCCGGGTGGCCTGCAACGTGAGGCCGGAGTACTTTTCGCTCTCTGGTGGGCTGTATGCCATTAAATCGATGCTCGTGGAAAGGATCTATTCGAGGACCTCATAG